A window of the Lactuca sativa cultivar Salinas chromosome 7, Lsat_Salinas_v11, whole genome shotgun sequence genome harbors these coding sequences:
- the LOC111919050 gene encoding putative glycine-rich cell wall structural protein 1 — MKVVLVACLWVLLFYSVNGTEKEVVRNNISSTDQGKKATRNGTVNSIVIDNKGKDNGGGGYGWGFGWGWGGGGGGGGGGGGGGGKGSGGGGGGGGGGGGGGWWRWGCRKHPRKRSGSHSRHHGEHREFTPIGENYYVTGEFAECMGGGRCRGMRLDCPLHCAGPCFYDCTYMCIPHCRNRRHHR, encoded by the coding sequence ATGAAGGTAGTACTTGTAGCATGCTTGTGGGTTCTTTTGTTTTATAGCGTAAATGGTACAGAAAAGGAAGTCGTTCGCAATAACATATCTTCTACGGATCAAGGAAAGAAAGCAACAAGAAACGGAACTGTCAATAGTATTGTAATCGACAACAAAGGAAAAGACAATGGAGGAGGTGGATATGGATGGGGGTTTGGTTGGGGATGGGgtggtggaggaggtggaggaggcggCGGAGGAGGAGGCGGGGGAAAAGgaagtggtggtggtggaggtggtggaggaggaggaggaggtggtggatgGTGGAGATGGGGATGCAGGAAACACCCAAGAAAGAGAAGTGGCAGCCATAGTCGTCATCATGGTGAGCACAGAGAGTTTACTCCAATCGGGGAAAACTATTACGTGACCGGGGAATTTGCAGAGTGCATGGGAGGAGGGCGGTGCAGAGGAATGAGATTGGACTGCCCTCTTCACTGCGCCGGCCCATGCTTCTACGACTGCACATATATGTGTATACCTCACTGCCGCAATCGCCGCCACCACCGGTAA